GCAATCATCTATATGGATACTATCAGACAAACTACTATTGGGATACGATTATCCAGTTTGGTAGTGCGAGTGAGAGGCTTACTATCGGTGGAGGCACAGACCAGATTTTGGTAGAGTTTAACAGGACCAATGGCAAAACTTGGCAGGGCGCAAATATGGACTATGGCTCAGGGTATTACAAAAAGGTGGAGTTTGGGCAGCTAAGTGCAGCGGACAAAACTTTTGTAATCGATGCGCAGGGTAGGACTTGGGTAACCGTATCTACTATCGCAAAAGCAGATATGGCAGGGCTAACCATAAAAAGCAACACAACAACTCCTGTGGGTGGTGGGAGAAATTGGGACGGGGATGCAAAAGGGATATTCCAATCCGTATCTATCGGGAACTACTCTACCATAGGGACATTTACCAACGAAGCACAAACCGTCTATACCGTAAACATAACAGACGGCGCAAGTATAAACACCATAGACAACAAAACTAGTGCAAATATGAACGACCTAAATATCAATAGCGCGAAAGTAAATACTATCACAAATAGCGGATTTATAGGGAATATAAGGGTGGGCTATGGCTCTAGTATAAACACTATCACAAACACTTCTGGCACGCTTTATTACTTGGAGCTAAAAGGTGGCGTGGGGATAAACACCATAAACGCAAATGGAGGCACGATACGAACTATCAGCGTGGCTGGTGGCTCTAGCGTAGGCAATATCAATGTAGGTAATAGCGGCACGATAACCAATCTTGAAGTAGCAGGTGTAGATGGCACAAAGCCAAGCTCTGTGGGCTCTATCAGTGGAAATGGCACTATCGGCACACTATATCTAGGTAGTGCAGATAATAACACTCCCTTGCTTGACTACCGAATAGGTGCTACTGTAAATACACTACTGATATATGGTGCTTCAGTAACGATAAATAGCGGAGATAGCTGGAATACTCCAACAAATGGCGATGGGCAGAGAATCTCAATCAGTGGTGGTTGCTCTACTGCTAGCTGTATGGGTGCTTCATCAAATGCTATCACTATCAATCTAGGGGATAATATCAGTAGAGATACGATATATCAGCTAAAAAATCTAGTAGTATCAGGGACTACGGGTATCGGCACTTCTCTTAGACAGCGCAATGTAACCGCAGGTAGAGGTGCAGAGATAGTGTGGACAAACCAAGCTAGTGCTTTTCGCCTAAGGGCAAATGGTAGCCAAGCATATATCACTGATGTCTATCGCGCACTAGCCCTAAGCTATATGCGCAGAAATGCTATGACGCAAAACATACTAGATACGATGACGACAAAGACATTTCATAGCGACAACTACTACAACCAAGAAGTAGAGCTAAGATTGCTCCAATACGATATGGCAAGACTAACAAACAAAAGTGTGAGATTCTCAAAAACTAGACGCAAAACGGAGGGCAAAATCGACAAAGTGCGTGAAAAAATGGCAAGACTTACCCTGCAGCAAAGCAAGGGACAGGACTTGGAAAAAGGCTATAACAACTTCGAGCTTATCGACCAACTAGATGCGATATTTATCCCATACACTGGGCGCAGGGATTGGAGATTTTTCGCGCTACCTTATGGAGCAAATAGCTATGTCGATATGGGCGTGTCAAACGCACTAGAATGGGCTGGGGGTGCGATTTTTGGGATTCAGCGAAATCTGCGAAGTGCGGGGATATTTGGTGGATATGTGGGATATGAGTTTGTAAGCACCGATACACAATCAATAGGAGCACCCACACGCGTGCAGACAAACTCACTTCAAGCAGGGCTAAATTATTTTAAAACTTTCGCGGTTACTTCTAAAGTGTGGGAGGGGTTTATCAAGGCAACTATTCGCGGTGGGGTGGATTTGCCGCAGTTTAGGCTAGAAGCGGGTGGTAGGACAAATATCATAGAAGTAGATAGTGATAGGACAAAGACAAAAATCCCGCTAATGTGGAGTGTAGGCGGGGAAGTAAAAGGTGGGATTACATTCTACCAGTTTAAGCGCAATAGCTATGTAGCACCTGAAGTGGGACTAAGCTATGATGTGCTATCCTCCGTAGCGACAAAACTCATAAAGCCAACCATACCAACAGATACTACGCCACTATATCCTATCGGTGCGAATGAATACTACGGAGCGATACTATGGCACTTGCCACAGATAAGTGCAGCTGTGCGCTACTACAAAATGTGGGGCAATACATTTCGCACAAATCTAAAAGTAGGCGTGAGGTATAATGTCCTAAACACGCCACAACTTGGTAGCTTTAAATACGGAAATACTATTGATGATGAGAAGCGCACGATTACCTTGCCTGTGGTGTATGGAAATCTAAGCTTTGATTTGATATGGCTTATAAAGAAAAATCACGAGCTAAGTTTGGGCTATGATGGGCTTTTCTATGCTTCTACATTTGACAAAAGTAACGATAGCGCACTAAGCCAGTGGTTTAATGGCGTAACTACGACACTCAACCTCAAATATGCGTATTGGTTTGGTGGGAGCGACTATGTCAAAGATAAAGACGGCAATGCCGTATCTCGCTCCATAGTCGAGGGCAAGAAGTCCAAAAAATCCTCCAAAAAAGACAAGCCTAAGAAAAAATCCAAGAAGTCTAAGAAAAAGACATACTATATCGATGGGTAAGTGGTTTGCTAGACTAAAGCAATCACTTGTCATACTGAAGTTTGGCACAAACCGAAGTATCTCCGCAAAAGATAATAGAGATTTTGGTTTCTTATAGAAACCAAAATATGACAAACTTGATTCTATCGTAAGCAGGCATAATGTAGATTCCCCCCTCCCTTAGCACGAGGGGGCTAGGGGGTGGGTTCTTTCCCCGTCATTGCGAGATTTTGCTTGAGGGGCGTGGAATCGTGGCAATCCATATTCCAATCGTCATTGCGAGCGAACGGAGTAAGCGTGGCAAAACAAGCGAAGCCGAAGTTTCTTTAGCAATCCAAATGCCACTTCGTCATTGCGAGCAAGTCGAAAGACTTGCGTGGCAATCCACAAACTCGTCATTACTAAATAAACTGCGCTTTTGCTTGTTTTCTGAATAAGCCGCACTTCGCTTGTTTTCTGAAGAAACCGCACTTCGCTTGTTTTCTAAAGAAACTTCGCTTCGCTTGTTTTCTAAAGAAACTTCGCTTCGCTTGTTTTCTAAAGAAACTTCGCTTCGCTTGTTTTNNNNNNNNNNCTTCGCTTGTTTTCTAAAGAAACTTCGCTTCGCTTGTTTTCTAAAGAAACTTCGCTTCGCTTGTTTTCTAAAGAAACTTCGCTTCGCTTGTTTTGCAAGAATCGCAAGGCAATTCAATTCGTGGCACTTTACGCTTTTATTCGTCATTGCGAGACTTGACGAAGTCAAGTCGTTGCAATATCTATGTCTTTTTTGTAGATTGCCACGCTCACTTCGTTTGCTCGCAATGACGAAGCCTTAGGAATCTAAAAAACCCACCCTCCACAAAAATACTTAAAGCCTATACCCACCCCTAGCCCCCTCCGCACTAGCAAGGTGGAATGTGCGCTACGATAAATTTGAAGTGTGAATATCTCACAAGAAGTGATTTTTGCAAAAATACTTAGATTTTTATAAATATTTAGATTTTCGTTTTACAATTTGGCATTTGCTTTGCTAGCACACAATAATCAGGTGTAAAATTTGCAAAATCTCGCCAAGATTTTGCTAGCGTTTTGCAAAATCTCATTTTCCGCCATTGCGAGAATCACTTTATCGTTCGTGGTAAAAACAAGGCGAAGCCAAAGTTTCTTTAGAAAACAAGCGAAGTGAAGTTTCTTTAGAAAGCCTTTGGCTTCTTTAGTAAAACGAACGAAGTGAAGTTTCTTTAGTAATCCAAACAAAAAATCTAGGAGAATCCAAAATGTCAAAAAAATCGTATTTTTCCACTCTAGCACTAGCTTGCGTAGTGTGTGCTTCCTCACTGCAAGCCTACTCTATCCAAAACGCCCCCAAAGCCTCCAAACGCGCAAACCCTATGAATGACAAAAACA
This genomic stretch from Helicobacter macacae MIT 99-5501 harbors:
- a CDS encoding autotransporter outer membrane beta-barrel domain-containing protein; this translates as MAIHKSKEKDIDCHDLTSSSLAMTNKSVDCFVVASPLPRNDEYDTHPQTPSAREGVFVLPTHEVTKNPLSLSEGTSANAHSAKSAHNDNANNPKSPRKLALSLITSAALTGVALDIVAAAVNCRTTLDEYTSGTTNAKGVKQIYTCTGTATNAELSTKGNHLYGYYQTNYYWDTIIQFGSASERLTIGGGTDQILVEFNRTNGKTWQGANMDYGSGYYKKVEFGQLSAADKTFVIDAQGRTWVTVSTIAKADMAGLTIKSNTTTPVGGGRNWDGDAKGIFQSVSIGNYSTIGTFTNEAQTVYTVNITDGASINTIDNKTSANMNDLNINSAKVNTITNSGFIGNIRVGYGSSINTITNTSGTLYYLELKGGVGINTINANGGTIRTISVAGGSSVGNINVGNSGTITNLEVAGVDGTKPSSVGSISGNGTIGTLYLGSADNNTPLLDYRIGATVNTLLIYGASVTINSGDSWNTPTNGDGQRISISGGCSTASCMGASSNAITINLGDNISRDTIYQLKNLVVSGTTGIGTSLRQRNVTAGRGAEIVWTNQASAFRLRANGSQAYITDVYRALALSYMRRNAMTQNILDTMTTKTFHSDNYYNQEVELRLLQYDMARLTNKSVRFSKTRRKTEGKIDKVREKMARLTLQQSKGQDLEKGYNNFELIDQLDAIFIPYTGRRDWRFFALPYGANSYVDMGVSNALEWAGGAIFGIQRNLRSAGIFGGYVGYEFVSTDTQSIGAPTRVQTNSLQAGLNYFKTFAVTSKVWEGFIKATIRGGVDLPQFRLEAGGRTNIIEVDSDRTKTKIPLMWSVGGEVKGGITFYQFKRNSYVAPEVGLSYDVLSSVATKLIKPTIPTDTTPLYPIGANEYYGAILWHLPQISAAVRYYKMWGNTFRTNLKVGVRYNVLNTPQLGSFKYGNTIDDEKRTITLPVVYGNLSFDLIWLIKKNHELSLGYDGLFYASTFDKSNDSALSQWFNGVTTTLNLKYAYWFGGSDYVKDKDGNAVSRSIVEGKKSKKSSKKDKPKKKSKKSKKKTYYIDG